From Acidobacteriota bacterium, the proteins below share one genomic window:
- a CDS encoding type II toxin-antitoxin system RelE/ParE family toxin yields MRGPAHRIFYTQEAKRNIEKLDPSIRRLVRNAVESLAAEPEKGKPLSHELAGLRSLRTSDYRIIYRVRSGELVVLVVAVGHRRDVYKKLGELLSLAGKRKNKSTG; encoded by the coding sequence ATGAGAGGCCCGGCCCACCGAATTTTTTACACGCAAGAGGCGAAAAGAAATATTGAAAAGTTGGATCCCTCGATCCGGAGGCTCGTCCGAAACGCGGTTGAGTCTCTGGCCGCCGAGCCGGAGAAAGGAAAACCTCTGTCTCATGAGCTTGCGGGATTACGGTCGCTGAGAACGTCGGACTACCGGATCATCTACCGTGTCCGGAGCGGCGAGTTGGTCGTCCTGGTCGTGGCCGTCGGCCACCGCCGGGATGTCTATAAAAAGCTCGGTGAGCTGCTGAGCCTTGCGGGTAAAAGAAAGAACAAGTCAACAGGGTGA